The following are encoded in a window of Aromatoleum petrolei genomic DNA:
- the rarD gene encoding EamA family transporter RarD: MRDAAAESLRRRQGVIATLIAFTMWGLMPLYFKAVGSVSPGEIVAHRVLWSVVFLLALLALWRGFDGLRRVATQPRLIGLLALSASLTGSNWLVFVWAISADKLLEASLGYFINPLVSILLGRLVLGERMRPLQQAAVALACAGVAWRVWQVGTLPWIALFLAGTFGLYGLLRKRAPVDAINGLFVETLVTAPLALGWLAWLASRGTLQFGQAFATDALLPLAGVLTAVPLMLFAIGAQRLPLSTIGFLQYLAPSLNFLLAVFVFREPFDAGQFAGFALIWAALAVYSVDMLRANRAAP; this comes from the coding sequence GCGCCGCCAGGGCGTCATCGCGACGCTGATCGCCTTCACGATGTGGGGGCTGATGCCGCTCTACTTCAAGGCGGTCGGCAGCGTGTCGCCCGGCGAGATCGTCGCGCATCGCGTACTGTGGTCCGTCGTTTTCCTCCTCGCTCTGCTCGCGCTGTGGCGCGGCTTCGACGGCCTGCGCCGCGTCGCGACCCAGCCGCGCCTGATCGGCCTGCTCGCGCTGTCGGCCTCGCTCACCGGCAGCAACTGGCTGGTCTTCGTGTGGGCGATCTCTGCCGACAAGCTGCTCGAAGCGAGCCTGGGTTACTTCATCAACCCGCTGGTGAGCATCCTCCTCGGCCGCCTCGTGCTCGGGGAGCGCATGCGGCCGCTGCAGCAGGCGGCCGTCGCGCTCGCCTGCGCCGGCGTCGCGTGGCGCGTGTGGCAGGTCGGCACGCTGCCGTGGATCGCACTCTTCCTCGCCGGCACCTTCGGCCTGTACGGCCTGCTGCGCAAGCGCGCCCCGGTCGATGCGATCAACGGCCTGTTCGTGGAAACCCTGGTCACGGCGCCGCTCGCGCTCGGCTGGCTCGCCTGGCTCGCCAGCCGCGGCACGCTGCAGTTCGGCCAGGCGTTCGCGACCGACGCGCTGCTGCCCCTCGCCGGCGTGCTCACGGCCGTGCCGCTGATGCTGTTCGCGATCGGCGCCCAGCGCCTGCCGCTGTCGACGATCGGTTTCCTGCAGTACCTTGCGCCCAGCCTCAACTTCCTGCTCGCCGTGTTCGTCTTCCGCGAACCCTTCGACGCCGGCCAGTTCGCCGGCTTCGCGCTGATCTGGGCCGCGCTCGCCGTCTATTCGGTCGACATGCTGCGGGCGAACCGGGCGGCGCCATAG